In Mus caroli chromosome 9, CAROLI_EIJ_v1.1, whole genome shotgun sequence, a single window of DNA contains:
- the Zglp1 gene encoding GATA-type zinc finger protein 1: MEAAQAGDLTRRQELLAPPCLDTKSLRKSRPPALEPGALRCLTPNIRSLWPTCQDSVSTSLPFLQEKEKGLPGSPSPATQVLGSCWELMVIGMSDHLSMTRNPRGTQCPNLETSNATSPASLQRRPRKQLNPRMGIEKVDPRFKGVTLEFQIQPDSSLQIVPTYSLPGRSSSQKLLPASPSKALASPGSSEALGPRRCASCRTQRTPLWRDAEDGTPLCNACGIRYKKYGTRCSSCWLVPRKSIQPKRLCGRCGMSQDPHLSPTQEL, encoded by the exons ATGGAGGCGGCACAGGCTGGAGACTTGACGCGCCGGCAGGAACTTCTGGCGCCACCTTGTCTGGACACCAAGTCGCTCCGGAAGAGTCGACCCCCCGCGCTGGAGCCTGGAGCCCTGAGATGCCTCACTCCCAATATCAG GTCTCTGTGGCCTACATGCCAGGACTCGGTCAGCACTTCATTGCCTTTcctccaagagaaagaaaaggggctgCCGGGTTCCCCTTCGCCGGCCACCCAGGTCCTGGGGTCGTGCTGGGAGCTGATGGTCATAGGGATGTCAGACCACCTGAGTATGACTAGGAATCCCAGGGGCACACAGTGCCCTAACCTGGAAACTTCCAATGCTACTTCTCCTGCCTCACTCCAGAGAAGACCACGGAAGCAGCTGAACCCGCGAATGGGTATTGAGAAGGTGGACCCCAGGTTCAAGGGGGTAACTCTGGAGTTCCAGATCCAGCCGGATTCTAGCCTCCAGATTGTACCCACCTACAG CTTGCCTGGCAGAAGTTCTTCACAGAAGCTTCTTCCTGCGAGCCCGTCCAAGGCTCTGGCCAGCCCAGGAAGCAGCGAGGCCCTTG GGCCCAGGCGGTGTGCTTCTTGTAGAACCCAGAGGACTCCACTATGGAGAGATGCTGAAGATGGGACACCCCTCTGCAATGCCTGTGGCATCAG GTACAAGAAATATGGCACCCGTTGTTCCAGTTGCTGGCTGGTCCCAAGGAAAAGCATCCAGCCCAAAAGGCTGTGTGGCAGGTGTGGGATGTCCCAGGACCCCCACCTCAGCCCAACCCAGGAACTGTAA